The proteins below come from a single Eucalyptus grandis isolate ANBG69807.140 chromosome 3, ASM1654582v1, whole genome shotgun sequence genomic window:
- the LOC104439618 gene encoding uncharacterized protein LOC104439618, translating to MEERCLRLEWSLASQSLKISALESKIAALDAEYDNNVQRLRELKCEVEELEEAEKEKDGFYRAQTGEMKDFKEATNGFVVDCQICWIILLAGSKAARSKRKEQLRAHVLFPE from the exons ATGGAAGAGAGGTGCTTGAGGCTCGAGTGGAGCCTGGCTTCGCAGAGCTTGAAGATCTCGGCTCTCGAATCTAAGATTGCCGCTCTCGATGCTGAGTACGACAACAATGTCCAACGACTGAG GGAGTTGAAGTGCGAGGTGGAGGAGCTTGAGGAGgcggagaaggagaaggatgGATTCTACCGAGCGCAGACCGGCGAAATGAAGGATTTTAAAGAAGCTACTAACGGATTCGTCGTGGATTGCCAGATTTGCTGGATCATTCTGTTAGCTGGATCAAAGGCTGCAAG ATCCAAAAGAAAGGAGCAGTTGAGGGCTCACGTTCTCTTCCCCGAGTAA